In one Accipiter gentilis chromosome 4, bAccGen1.1, whole genome shotgun sequence genomic region, the following are encoded:
- the LOC126037606 gene encoding zinc finger protein 777-like yields MARWGPAQEPEWGPEAWQPLPPQPHGHGPLPGHGPGPEGDKAAAVPEISLWTVVAAVQAVERKVESQALRLLSLEGRAETAEKKVTGLEKAVLDFGSRLERKWAALAALVQENTRRLEHVEHQLQHRSRWAPRPGPGPGGDEPKVPAACEDDVASLPEQEWGSLDSRQKELCRIMMKGNYEAVVSLGPGDASSKPALLPLANDGEDLGTRTHGLSEKGAVLGHLGAGEKIVIKTEEQQPQEEGSEILALPQAPSARLEEEVPLSQEQPVPWESHAGLDEQKAAAEGLGEFCKHGTAQPEFKPVVVPVEAHPAPGLPFPTEHVLGVGTDQPFTLPQGMPLGEDTTAEVASSQPSLEEHRPCATGEEPRVLPLGWKSVRLKRNLLVRQQNQARKSNGSFICTACGKSLAHHAALLRHQRLHTGERPFQCPACGKSFNEKSNLNKHYRIHTGERPYRCSACGKGFIQKHHLQKHQRIHGVQLRGGWAGRPARASAAGERLYRCIECTESFPQKASLEEHQRRHTQQRPFQCNGCSKSFRHRQSLNHHQKVHAIASSPAVSLPSHDRELETSPCKALTQDNR; encoded by the exons ATGGCCCGCTGGGGCCCCGCTCAG GAGCCCGAGTGGGGGCCCGAGGCCTGGCAGCCGCTCCCGCCGCAGCCCCACGGCCacggccccctccccggccacgGGCCCGGCCCCGAGGGGGACAAGGCAGCGGCGGTGCCCGAGATCTCGCTGTGGACGGTGGTGGCGGCGGTGCAGGCGGTGGAGAGGAAGGTGGAGTCGCAGGCCCTGAGGTTGCTGAGCCTGGAGGGGAGAGCGGAGACGGCCGAGAAGAAGGTGACGGGGCTGGAGAAAGCGGTGCTGGATTTCGGCAGTCGACTGGAGCGCAAGTGGGCCGCCCTGGCCGCCCTGGTGCAGGAGAACACGCGGCGGCTGGAGCACGTCGAGCACCAGCTCCAGCACCGCAGCCGCTGGGCacccaggcccggcccaggccctgGTGGGGACGAGCCCAAG GTGCCAGCAGCGTGCGAGGATGATGTGGCCAGTTTGCCAGAGCAGGAGTGGGGGAGCTTGGACAGCCGGCAGAAGGAGCTCTGCAGGATCATGATGAAGGGGAATTACGAGGCTGTGGTCTCTCTGG GGCCTGGAGATGCCAGCTCTAAACCTGCTCTGCTGCCACTGGCCAATGATGGGGAGGATTTGGGTACGAGGACCCATGGGCTGTCGGAGAAGGGAGCTGTGTTGGGGCACCTTGGCGCCG GTGAGAAGATCGTGATCAAGACAGaagagcagcagccccaggaggaaggATCTGAAATCCTGGCTCTGCCACAGGCACCCTCAGCGAGACTGGAAGAGGAGGTTCCCCTGAGCCAGGAGCAGCCAGTGCCCTGGGAGAGCCACGCTGGCTTGGAcgagcagaaggcagcagcagagggcTTAGGGGAGTTTTGCAAACACGGGACCGCCCAGCCTGAATTTAAGCCCGTGGTGGTGCCCGTGGAAGCTCATCCTGCCCCGGGCTTGCCCTTCCCAACAGAGCATGTGCTTGGTGTGGGGACTGACCAGCCGTTCACCCTGCCCCAGGGAATGCCGCTGGGAGAAGACACCACCGCAGAGGTGGCCTCATCACAGCCCAGCTTGGAGGAGCATCGTCCCTGCGCCACGGGGGAAGAGCCCCGCGTGCTCCCGCTGGGCTGGAAGAGCGTCCGGCTGAAGCGCAACCTCTTGGTGCGGCAGCAGAACCAGGCGAGGAAGAGCAATGGCTCCTTCATCTGCACAGCCTGTGGGAAAAGCCTGGCCCACCATGCTGCGCTGCTGCGGCACCAGCGCCTGCACACAGGCGAGCGTCCCTTCCAGTGCCCTGCCTGCGGGAAGAGCTTCAATGAGAAGTCCAACCTCAACAAGCACTACCGCATCCACACTGGGGAGCGTCCCTATCGCTGCTCTGCCTGCGGCAAGGGCTTCATCCAGAAGCACCACCTCCAGAAACACCAGCGCATCCACGGGGTGCAGCTGCGGGGTGGGTGGGCAGGCCGGCCCGCGCGGGCCAGCGCTGCTGGGGAACGGCTCTACCGCTGCATCGAATGCACGGAGAGTTTCCCCCAGAAAGCATCGCTGGAGGAGCACCAGCGCCGGCACACCCAGCAGCGGCCCTTCCAGTGCAACGGCTGCAGCAAGAGTTTCCGGCACCGGCAGTCTCTGAATCACCACCAGAAGGTCCACGCCATTGCCAGCTCTCCTGCCGTCAGCTTGCCAAGCCATGACCGGGAGTTGGAGACCAGCCCCTGCAAGGCTTTGACCCAGGATAATCGGTAG